The sequence GGGCGCGCCGCTCAAGAGCACGTGGTTCGATGCCCGCCGCAGCGGCGACACGTACGTCATTGAGGGCCGCGGCTACGGCCACGGCGTGGGCCTCGCGCAGTGGGGCGCGCACGTCATGGCGCAGCGCGGCCACTCGTACCGCGAGATCCTAACCTTCTACTACGACGGTGTCTCTATCACCACGTTAGAGAACGTGCCGCAGGCCCCGGTGGCCAACGCCCCGAAGCCCCTGGCCGATCGCCCCACCGAGGAGACGCGCCGCCGCATTGGCTGGTAGCAAGTCGACAGCATGCTGAACCGCCGTCACGGCGTGGTGGCGTAGGCGGCATAGTGCGGCGCCAGGGGACGCAGGTGCTCCGGGTGTACCGCCTCGATGAGCGCGCGCGCCACGATTTCTGTCGGATCGATGAGCGGCAGGTCCAACTCTCCTACCAGCGGAGCCAGCGGCAGCTCGGTGCAGCCCAGCACCACCGCATCGGCGCCTTTCTCGCGGAGATGATCGATGGCGTAGAGCAGCTGCTTGCGCGCCTTGGGCGTCACCGGATTGCTGTGCGCCTTCAGGCCGTACGTTTCGTCGAAGATCGTTTGGTTCACGACCTCTTTTTGGATGGCCGTGTCGGGCGTTACCACCTCGAAGCCCGCGGCTTCCATCGGGCGGCGGTGCAGGCCCAGCTCGTACACCGCAAGCGTGGAGAGCGTCCCCACACAGCCGATGTCGGGCAGGTGCGTTTGCATAAAGCGCACCGTCTCGTCGATCATGTGCAGCATGCGAATGGAATGGCCCGTGCGCGCAACCTCCTCGCACATCACGTCGAAGATCGCCGGGGCATGCGCCGTGTTGCATGGCACGGCCCCCACCACGGCACCCACACGGTCGAGCTGGCGCGCAATGGCGGCCATGGCGTACGCCGGATTTTCGTCGGTTTGCCCAAACAGGAAGGTGCTTCGGTCAATGATGCGCTCCGGGTACGAGAGCAGGGCCACCGGCAGGTGCTCCTGGTCGATGCGGGCGTCGGTCTGATCGAAAATCTTGCGAACCAGGTCGAGGCCTGCGTGCGGCCCCATGCCGCCAAGCACGCCAATGACTTCCTTCGTGGGCTGCGCCATAAAACGAATGCCGTTAGGTTGAACATCGAACGGTCGTGCAACGGAGCGACCCAAACGGATGATTCGGCCCGCGGCGCAATGTAAATCCTTGGCGAAACCAGCGCGGTTCACCGAATTTCATGAACTCGGAGGCGCGCCTGCGGTTGACAGCGTCGCGTGCTTTTGCTACCGTATAGCAGCATTCCATACTGCCCGGTCGTCTAATGGCAGGACAGCGGCCTTTGGAGCCGTCAGTGGTGGTTCGAATCCACCCCGGGCAGCCAACTGCGTTTCGCATCCTGTGTCTCTCCCATCGAGGCACAGGATTTTTTTCGGCCCACGCTCTCTTGTGCCCACGCCCCCAGCCTCCATGCCTGCTTCCTCCGACAGCCGCGTTGTCATCTTCGGGGGCCGCTCGAACCCGGCGCTCGCCCGCCGCATCGCGGCCTCGTATGGCACCTCCCTCGGCGACGTGACGATCCGCGAATTTGCCGACGGCGAGATCTATGTGAGCTACGGCGAGTCGATTCGCGGCGCGGATGTCTTCATCATACAGAGCACCCATCCGCACGCCGACAACTGGATGGAGCTGCTCCTTATGATTGACGCGGCCAAGCGGGCCTCCGCGCGGCAGGTGACGGCCGTCATTCCGTACTTTGGCTATGCCCGCCAGGAGCGGAAAGACCAGCCGCGCGTGTCGATTGCGGCCAAGCTGATGGCCAACATGCTCACCACCGCGGGCGCCGACCGCGTGCTGACGATGGAGCTGCATGCCCCGCCCATCCAGGGCTTTTTTGATGTGCCGGTCGACCACCTGTACGGCTCGGGCGTGCTCATCGATCATGTGCGCGCCTACGAGCTGGAAAACTTCGTGGTGGTTGCGCCCGATGTGGGCGCCCTCAAGATGGCGCGGGCCTACGCGCAGAAGCTGAACGCGAACATTGCGCTGATTGACAAGCGCCGCCCGCGCCAAAACGAGGCGCGCGTCATGAACATCATTGGCGACGTCGAGGGCATGAACGTCATGCTGATCGACGACATCGTGGACACGGCGGGCACGCTCACCCGCGCCGCCACCGCCCTCCGCGAAGCCGGCGCCCTCGACATCATGGCCGCCTGCACGCACGCGCTCCTCTCGGGGCCGGCCTACGAGCGCATCGAAGCCTCGCCGTTAGAGCGCCTCATCATCACCGACACCATTCCGCTGAAGCGCCCGTCCGACAGCATCGAAGTGGTTTCGGTGGCCGGCCTGTTTGCCAAAGCCATTCGCCACATCTACACCAACCAGTCGGTGTCCACCCTTTTCAAGGATTAACGCAGGCCTCACGTCGCCGCAGGAACTCCACCGCGGCGGTGTGCCTACGAACTGTTCTGACAACCGGCCGCGCCTCGGCCACCCGACGTGCTGTGCACCAACGATTGAACCGAACCGTTTCATCATGGAAGCCATAACCCTCGAAGCCCAACCGCGCGAAACCGGCAAGAAGGCCACGCAAGCGGTCCGCAAGAACGACCACGTCCCCTGCATCCTCTACGGTTCGGATACGGACCCGGTGCCCTTCCAGGTGCCCACGGTGCAGATGGAGAAGTTGCTCTACCGCCGCACGTCGAACGTGGTGGAAGTGAGCGTAGACGGCCAAGCGTGGAACTGCATCCTCAAGGACTACGACCTGCATCCGGTTACCGACCACCCGCAGCACGTCGACTTTCAAGTGCTCCGCGAGGGCCACAAGATTACGCTCACGGTGCCCATCCGCTACCAGGGCATTCCGGAGGGCCAGAAGAACGGCGGCGATACGCAATTTATCGTGCGTGAGGTCACCATCTCGTGCCTGCCGTCGAACATCCCGACGGCCATTGAGATCGACATCTCGCACCTTGCCATTGGCGACTCCATCCACGTCTACGACCTGGACAAGGAGTTCGACTACAAGATGGCGGACGGCCAGACCCTCGTAACCGTTGTGGCGCCGCACATCGAAACGACCACCACCGAGGCGGCCGAAGAGGAGGAGCTCGAAGAAGGCGAAGAGCTGCCCGAAGGCGAAGAGGGCGAAGAGCTGCCCGAAGGCGAGGAAGGCGAAGCGGGAACCGAAGAAGCCTAGAAACTGCAACATCCAACAGATCCCGCGAAGCGGCCGCTCTGCCTATCGGAGCGGCCGCTTTGTTATGGTGGATACGCAGCGTTACGCCTCAACCGACGCCGTCACCCCACGCAGCAGGCGCTCGGCAATGCCATCGGCCACGAGCCGCCCATCGGGCGTGAGACGCACACAAGGAGCCGACGGATCGAGCGGTTCGATGAGGTCACCCGCCACCAGCTGATCGAGCAGGTGCGGATGCGTGGCCTGAAGGTCTACGCCGTAGCGCTCGCGGAGCACGCGCAGGTCGAGCCCCTCCAGCGTCCGCAGGCGCAGCAGCATGTACTCCTCGGCGCGCGCCGTGCGCGGAACCACCTCCCGAAACGAGATGGGCGCGTACGGCTCCCCGAGCAGCCGGCAGTACTCGTCAACATCCTGGACGTTGGCCCACCGGCGCGCCGGTTGCTCGTCGGTTTGCGCGGGCCACCAAAATGAATGCGCCGACGGCCCCACGCCGAGGTAGCTGCCGTGCGCGTAGTAATTCTCCTGATGCAACGAGCGGTGCCCGTCGCGGGCAAAGTGCGTGAGCTCGTACGGCGCATAGCCCTCGTCGTCCAAGAAGCGCATGGCATACGACAGGCGTTTGCCGTGCCGCACCGGGTCGTCCTCGGGCTCGGGGTTCCACTCGATCAGCGCCACGTGCGGCACGTGCATGCGGCGGACGTGGTTGAGGTTACCCTTCCAGTAATCGCTCGACTGCTCCCGCCATCCAAAGAGCAGGTCAACCGAAAGCGTTTCGAAGCCGGCTTGCTCGGCATGGTGCACCGCGTCTTGCGCCTGTGCGGCCGAATGCTCGGCCTGCAGGGCCGCGAGGTCGTCGGCAAAGAACGAGAGCACCGACAGGCTCACGCGGTCGAACCCCAGGCCGTGCACCGCCTGCAGGTAGTCGAGCGACGCATCGGCCGGATGGACCTCCAGCGTGGCCTCTTGGATGAGCGACGCATCGAACACATCGAGCACGGTGGTTACCAGCGCGCGCATCGCGGGGACCGGCAGCAGCGACGCCCGAGCGCCTCCCACGTACAACGACTTCACCGGCGCCTCGTCGTG comes from Salisaeta longa DSM 21114 and encodes:
- a CDS encoding aspartate/glutamate racemase family protein, coding for MAQPTKEVIGVLGGMGPHAGLDLVRKIFDQTDARIDQEHLPVALLSYPERIIDRSTFLFGQTDENPAYAMAAIARQLDRVGAVVGAVPCNTAHAPAIFDVMCEEVARTGHSIRMLHMIDETVRFMQTHLPDIGCVGTLSTLAVYELGLHRRPMEAAGFEVVTPDTAIQKEVVNQTIFDETYGLKAHSNPVTPKARKQLLYAIDHLREKGADAVVLGCTELPLAPLVGELDLPLIDPTEIVARALIEAVHPEHLRPLAPHYAAYATTP
- a CDS encoding ribose-phosphate diphosphokinase, with protein sequence MPASSDSRVVIFGGRSNPALARRIAASYGTSLGDVTIREFADGEIYVSYGESIRGADVFIIQSTHPHADNWMELLLMIDAAKRASARQVTAVIPYFGYARQERKDQPRVSIAAKLMANMLTTAGADRVLTMELHAPPIQGFFDVPVDHLYGSGVLIDHVRAYELENFVVVAPDVGALKMARAYAQKLNANIALIDKRRPRQNEARVMNIIGDVEGMNVMLIDDIVDTAGTLTRAATALREAGALDIMAACTHALLSGPAYERIEASPLERLIITDTIPLKRPSDSIEVVSVAGLFAKAIRHIYTNQSVSTLFKD
- a CDS encoding 50S ribosomal protein L25 is translated as MEAITLEAQPRETGKKATQAVRKNDHVPCILYGSDTDPVPFQVPTVQMEKLLYRRTSNVVEVSVDGQAWNCILKDYDLHPVTDHPQHVDFQVLREGHKITLTVPIRYQGIPEGQKNGGDTQFIVREVTISCLPSNIPTAIEIDISHLAIGDSIHVYDLDKEFDYKMADGQTLVTVVAPHIETTTTEAAEEEELEEGEELPEGEEGEELPEGEEGEAGTEEA
- a CDS encoding coproporphyrinogen-III oxidase family protein, with product MAGLYIHVPFCRTRAPYDESYQVPTDATAFDAYVEAVTRELEIYAARYHDEAPVKSLYVGGARASLLPVPAMRALVTTVLDVFDASLIQEATLEVHPADASLDYLQAVHGLGFDRVSLSVLSFFADDLAALQAEHSAAQAQDAVHHAEQAGFETLSVDLLFGWREQSSDYWKGNLNHVRRMHVPHVALIEWNPEPEDDPVRHGKRLSYAMRFLDDEGYAPYELTHFARDGHRSLHQENYYAHGSYLGVGPSAHSFWWPAQTDEQPARRWANVQDVDEYCRLLGEPYAPISFREVVPRTARAEEYMLLRLRTLEGLDLRVLRERYGVDLQATHPHLLDQLVAGDLIEPLDPSAPCVRLTPDGRLVADGIAERLLRGVTASVEA